ATGAACTTGATCTCGTCGTTGACCTTGGGCAGGTCACTGCCGATGTAGCCGCGCAGTACTGCCAATGGCAGACCGGACGCGCCGGCTTCATAGGCGTTAGCCATGGCCGCATGGCTATGCTCGACAAGCTCCAGACTACACGGCCACTCTTTCTGGACCGCATCACGCATGCGGTGCAGCGAGCCGACGCCGGGGTTGCCACCCCAGGAGAAGATCAACTTCTTTACGCAGCCAGCGCCGATCAATTGGTCATACACCAAATCCGGAGTCATGCGGATGAGCGTCAGATCGCGCTTTTTCTGACGAATCATTTCATGGCCAGCAGCGAACGGGATCAGATGAGTGAAACCTTCCATCGCGACGGTGTCACCGTCATGAATATACTTTTTCACCGCATCCCGCAGAGAGAGGAACTCAGCCATCACATGTCTCCATCGATGTTATGATTTATGTTCGCAGTGCGAACTAAAGTTTTATATGCGAACATAATGGCGCAATTGATTTCCCTCAGTCAACACCGTCTTTGGTCTTATGCAAAATAACGAGACATTGTTCGGCATGCGAACAATGTTAATATCGGCTCACCTCATTCATTTCAGGAGAAACCGTTATGGATAACAAACTTCAACCCGGTGACCGGGATTATGTCGCTGCGCTGGCATCCGGGCTGTTAATCCTGAAAGCCTTTGACGCCGAGCACCCGCGCATGACCCTCACCGAGATGGCCAGCCGGACCGACATGGACCGCGCCAAGGCGCGGCGTTTTCTGCTGACCCTGGAGGCGCTCGGCTATGTCAGGCGCAGCGGTCGGGATTTCGAACTGACTCCGCGGGTGCTGGAGTTGGGACATGCTTTCCAGGCGTCCAATCAGTACCGCGCTGTCATCCAGCACTATCTGCAGGACATCACCGCCGAGATAGGCGAGTCATCGTCACTGAGCGTGCTGGATGGTGCTGATGTGGTCTACGTGGTGCGCTCGGCTGCACCGCACCGGTTGATGGCGATCACCCTGTCGGTCGGCACCCGGCTACCGGCAGCCTATACCTCCATGGGTCGGGTGTTGCTGGCTCAGCTGGCAGATGCGCAACTCGACAAGCTGCTGACCCAGGTCAAACTCCAGCCGCACACGCCGCATTCGCTGATCGACATGGCCGCGCTGCGGGCGGAGATCACCAAGGTCGGACAACAGGGCTACTCCATCGTCGATCAGGAGCTGGACCTGGGGTTACGCTCGGTGGCAACCCCGGTGTTCGCAGGCAATGGCGATCTACTCGGCGCGATCAACATCAGTACCAACGCCGCGCGGGTGCCAATCGAGGTGTTGCTGGATGATTATCTGCCGCGCCTGCAGCGCATGGCCGAGACTGTACACAAGACGGTACGCTCGGCCGCGGGCTGAGTCTCGGCCCCCCCCACAATCAAACCGCCAACCTCTGCCCACCCCTGGAAAAGTGTTACCTGACAACTGTTACCCGGCAAACTGCTACCCCACCAGGTAGCGGTAACACTTAACGGGGAGAACGGTAACACTCTCGCTTCGCCCACCTGCCACGAAATCGCGCACAACCACCCAACCCATTGATATTAAAGGAAACGAATAACTTGGCACGACAACTGCTTTGTTATACGTACAACAAAAATAAAAACCGAAACCAGCAAGACCCATAACAAAAACAAGATTCAGCTCTACACATAACAAAAACAAAACGTACGAGTGCAGCAAACTGATTTTTTTGGAGAATGGGAAATATCCGCAAGCGAGCAATATGCTCGATTGGAACCGAGAAGAATAAAAAGTTGCTCAAGCAACCCACCGGATCCGATGTCAAACCTGACCACTGCCGTTTCCTGAGCGTCCAAAGCAATCCGCTTGCTTTAGGAAGCCCAGATGGGCTCAACGGTGTGGCAATGCCACCTCGCCAAAAAGAACAAGAAACAGCTCACAAAACAAAAATAAAAAGCATTTAAAGGGAGCGAAAGCTCCCTTGAGCTTTTCCAGCCCCAGGAAAAGTCCAATCGGCTAGTCCAGCCACCCCCCCCGCACCATGTACAGCTTCGCTCGTTAGATATGTCCTGTAGATCAGAGCAACCATTCAATCGGCAATATAGACATTTGCGAAGGCGGGTCTGGTGTCATGCGATGCCGCGTCATGCAGACACCGCAGCACTCGGAGAGTGGTAACCTACCCGCAAACCATTGCCCTTGCGATGATCGTACGATGATCACAGCAAGGATACGCCGCCATGAAAAAAGAGTATGGAAGTCTATGCCTGGGGCTGAGACGAGCCAGCAGAAGTTGGTCATTTGCGAGCATTGCGATTCGGTATACCAACGCCCTGCCCTCGCCCTTAAGCAAACGGCCCACTGTCGCCGTTGCGGCGCCTTGCTGGATCGCGGCAGGCGCCTGAGCACCGATCAGCTGCTGGCTTTGACTTTTGCAGCGGCCATCCTGTTTGTGTTCGCCAATACCTTTCCCATCATGGGTATCAGCATGCAAGGGCTGAGTAATGACGCCACACTGTGGTCCACCGTCGAAGCACTGGCCCAGGGCCGGATCACCCTGATTGCTCTGGTCACGGGTCTCAGCATCATCTTCGCGCCGGCCTTGCAGATCATTCTGCTCGCCTGGGTACTGATTTACGCACGCCGTGGGCGTATGGCGCCGGGATTTCGCATATGCATGCGCACCCTTGAGCACTTGCGCCCCTGGAGCATGCTGGAGGTCTGCCTGCTCGGTATTCTGGTAGCCATCATCAAATTGGCCGGCATGCTCGAGGTTCACCCCGGCATCGGCTTGTGGGCGATGTCCATGCTGACGGTGCTGATCATCCTGATCGGCGGACGCGATGTGCGTGAGTTATGGGACGAGCTGGAAGTCGCTCCGCAATGAGTCTGCCTCCCTATGCGGCAGAACTGGGGCTGCAGTTGTGCCACGACTGCGGCAACACCTGCCAACTCGATGATGAGCAGTGCCCGCGTTGCTGGTCAGGGCTGCATGCACGCAAACCCAATAGCATTGTCCGTACCTGGGCGCTGTTGATCGGCGCGCTGATTCTGTATCTGCCAGCCAACCTGCTGCCGGTGATGTATACCGACATGTTCGGCAACGGCAGTGAGAGCACCATCTTGAGTGGTGTCATCGAATTCTGGCGCGGCGGCTCATGGGATATAGCTCTGCTTATTTTCATAGCCAGCGTCGTGGTGCCCTGCATCAAGTTCTTCGTGCTCGGGTTGCTGCTGATCACCGTGCAGCGCCGCTCTCGCTGGGCGATGCGCGAGCGGGCGCGGCTGTACCGTTTTATCGAGACCATCGGCTACTGGTCGATGCTTGACGTACTGGTGGTTGCCCTGGTGGCGGCACTGGTGCAGTTCCGTGCACTGAGCACCATAGAGCCGCGCATGGGCATTCTGTTCTTCGGCCTGGTCGTTGTGTTGACGATGATGGCTTCAATGACTTTCGATCCGCGATTGATTTGGGATGCAGAGAAAAACGATGTCAGATAACACCTACCACAGCTCCTCCCGACCCGCTCCCGGCGAGCCGGAAATCAGACAACGCCGTGTGCGCATTTCGCTTATCTGGCTGGTCCCTATCGTGGCGGCACTGGTGGGGCTGTCCATGGTCCTCCAGAACTGGCTCTCCGCCGGCCCACAGATCACTGTCAGTTTTCTAACGGCTGAGGGGCTGGAAGCCAACAAGACCCAGGTCAAATACAAGAACGTGGTTATCGGTCGGGTGACCGGTATTACCTTGAGCGTGGATCAGACTCGAGTACTCGCCACCATAGAGCTGGATCAGAACACCGACGCCTTCGTACGAGAAGACGCTCAGTTCTGGGTGGTCCGCCCGCGCATCGGCGCCAGCGGCGTCTCGGGTGTGGATACCTTGCTGTCCGGCTCTTTCATCGGTGCGGACCCAGGCGATGCCACTGACACCCGCCGCGAGTTCATAGGTCTGGAAGCGCCACCGCCGGTGACTTTCGGCGTGGAGGGCAAGCAGTTCATCTTGCGTACCAGTGATCTCGGTTCGCTGGGCATCGGCTCACCCGTGTATTACCGCCGCATTCCCGTCGGCCAGGTGGTTTCCTACGCGCTGAGTGAAGATGGCACGGGTGTGTCGGTGCAGATATTCGTCAATGCTCCCTATGATGACTTTGTTACCGAGGACACGCGCTTCTGGAATGCCAGCGGTGTGGATGTCTCCCTCGCCGCCGACGGCTTCAAGGTCAATACCCAATCGCTGTCATCGATCCTTGCCGGGGGGATAGCCTTTCGCGCACCTGCTTACAGCACCGACACCGAGCCTGCCATCGAGGAAAGCGAATTCGCGCTATTCAACGATATGGCCCAGGCGATGGCACGCGATGACGGGCCGGCGCGCTTCGTACAGATGCGTTTCGACCAGACGTTGCGCGGACTGAACGTCGATGCACCCGTGGAGTTTCTCGGCGTACCCATTGGCCGAGTGGTATCAGTCAATCTTGATTACGATGAGCAGAGGAAAAGCTTCCCGGTGGTGGTGGGCGCCCTTATCTACCCCAACCGCCTGGGCACAGCGAATGACAAGCTGCTCGCTCTGATTGAAGGTGACGATGAAGAACGCAGCGCACATTTGATCCGCTCGTTAGTCGAGAATGGCTTGCGTGCGCAGGCTCGGACCGGAAACCTGCTGACCGGCCAGCTGTACATCTCTCTGGATTTTGACAGCCGCGCCGCCGAGGTGGTGTTCGATCCCCATGCCCAACCGCTGGTCATCCCGACCATTCCCGGCAGCTTTGACAAACTGCAGGAACAGCTGCAGGCCGTGGTGGACAAGCTCAGCAAAGTACCCTTCGAATCCATGGCGAACAATATCGACGGTAGTCTGAGTGAACTGCGCAAGACCATGGAGCAGGTCAACAACGGCGTGCTGCCCCAGCTGCAACGCACACTGGAACGTTCAGAGCAGACACTTGAATCAGCCAATCAGGCGATGGCAGACGGATCACCCCAGCGCCAGCAAGTGGGTGATGCCCTGGAGGAAGCACAGCGGGCAATGCGCTCGGTACGCGTGCTGACGGACTACCTGAGCCGCCATCCTGAATCCCTTATCCGCGGCCGCGGCAACGCCGAGGCGCCCGCCAGCTTCAAGGGCAGCGCCACTTCACGCGAGCTTAATATGGAGCCTCAACAATGATCCTGCGTTCCTGTCTGTTAGCACCCCGCAGGCTACTGGTTCTGGGTAGCCTGTTGGCGCTGAGCGCCTGCAGTTCAACACCCATGCGGTACCACACACTCATCCCGACGCAGCCAGCTGAAGCCGCTGCCAATGCCCCATCGGTTGAGTTTCAGCTGCAGCTGATGCCGGTGCGTATCCCCATGCAGGTCGATCAACCCAGTCTGATCGTGCGCGAAAGCGATGGACAGCTGAGCATTCTGGAAACGGCCCTCTGGGCCTCGCCACCGGCAGATGAGTTCCATGACGCCCTGGCGTTCGCGCTGGAACACCGGCTGGGCGTCCGCGATCTGGCGGGTCTGCCGGCCAATCCCGAACGCCCTGTCATGAGCATACGCACCGATGTGCGCCGATTCGACTCCTTGCCAGGCAGCCATACCGCACTGGATGTGGTCTGGAGTCTGGAACTCAAGAATAGCCAGAAACAGCGTGCCCTGACCTGCGCAAGCCAAATCAACGAGCCGGCCACCACCGAAGTTGCCAGCCTGGTGCAGGCTCACCAACGCTCGATCGGAAAGCTGGCAGAGGAAATTGCCGGGGCAGCTCGAAAGCTAGCTCAAGATGGCAACACGACTTGTCTGTGACAGGACTCTATCGCCTCTAGCGCTTTCGCCTGCGGCCAGCGCGGTCCAACTGTTTAGATGCGCCCCTCACAAGCGCCCCGCAATCGAGGGGCGCTTCCACCTGCCGATCGATAGTCAGTAGCTCTTGTAAGGCAGAAACTTGCCTGACAGCACTACATTGACCCGGTCACCTTTGGGATCAGCCTGGCGTTGAATATCCATGGAAAAATCGATCGCACTCATGATGCCGTCACCGAACTCCTCGTGAATAAGCTCCTTGATGGTGGTGCCATACACGCTGACGATCTCGTACCAGCGATAGATGAGTGGATCAGTGGGCACTGCACTGGGCAGTGAACCTTTATAGGGCACAATCTGCAGCCAAGCTACCGCCTCGTCAGGCAATTCGAACAGCTTACCCAGCACCTCCGCCTGCCTCTTATCAAAGGTCATCTGGCCAAGGCAACCTGCGGTCACAAACTCCTTCGATAAGCCCACAGCTTCGGCGGCGTGCCTCCATTGCAGGCCTTTGCGTACCTTCGCGGCGATTATCAGGTGGGTTACTTCTTCACGACTTGAGATCATGCTGTACTCCTCGATCTGGCAGGAAATGCCGATTTGGTAAAAGAGGAGAAGCAAGGAGTGGGCCAGCAGCAGATAAGCTGCGTAGAAACGAAAAAGGCCCGCATTTCTGCGGGCCTTTCTATTCGTGGTGCCGGCACCAAGAGTCGAACTCGGGACCTACTGATTACAAGCGGGTCGTTTCTCTGTTTCTGGATGTTTCCCAAACCATCATTTCTTCCCTGTAAGGCCCGTGCTACAAGGGCTTAAGGCATCAACTTGTATCTCTGCGTTTCTGTGGTTTCCTGAGAGTCCAGCGAGAAGCTGTGACCAAAGCTGTGACCAAGCTATCAGGAAGTATCATTGAAAACGAACAAACCGAAAGTTGTAAACGACCAAAAAGTGCGGGGCATGCAGCCTAAATCTGCGCCACTGGTGGAGAGTCTGCCTGGCCGGGGTAATGGCGCACTGCTTTTCAAGCGCCCCAATGCTAATCCCCCTGTCTGCTACTACCGCTATCACGTCAATGGCAAGCAAAAGCTTATCAAGTTAGGAGCTTATCGCCGCTATCCCAGGGATCCCGGATTCAGCCTCCCTGAACTACGGGACATGGCCACCCAGTATGCTCGCATAGCGACGACCCACGGTGATGTTAAAGCGTA
Above is a genomic segment from Halopseudomonas litoralis containing:
- a CDS encoding CoA transferase subunit A, whose translation is MAEFLSLRDAVKKYIHDGDTVAMEGFTHLIPFAAGHEMIRQKKRDLTLIRMTPDLVYDQLIGAGCVKKLIFSWGGNPGVGSLHRMRDAVQKEWPCSLELVEHSHAAMANAYEAGASGLPLAVLRGYIGSDLPKVNDEIKFIECPFTGERLAAIPSIRPDVAVIHAQRADRKGNVLVEGIVGVQKEAVLAAKHSIVTVEEIVDDLGATVNACVLPSWAISAIAVAEKGAAPSYALGYYDRDNAFYKEWDAIARDRDLFQAWLKDNVFENGAA
- a CDS encoding IclR family transcriptional regulator domain-containing protein; this translates as MDNKLQPGDRDYVAALASGLLILKAFDAEHPRMTLTEMASRTDMDRAKARRFLLTLEALGYVRRSGRDFELTPRVLELGHAFQASNQYRAVIQHYLQDITAEIGESSSLSVLDGADVVYVVRSAAPHRLMAITLSVGTRLPAAYTSMGRVLLAQLADAQLDKLLTQVKLQPHTPHSLIDMAALRAEITKVGQQGYSIVDQELDLGLRSVATPVFAGNGDLLGAINISTNAARVPIEVLLDDYLPRLQRMAETVHKTVRSAAG
- a CDS encoding paraquat-inducible protein A, with the translated sequence MPGAETSQQKLVICEHCDSVYQRPALALKQTAHCRRCGALLDRGRRLSTDQLLALTFAAAILFVFANTFPIMGISMQGLSNDATLWSTVEALAQGRITLIALVTGLSIIFAPALQIILLAWVLIYARRGRMAPGFRICMRTLEHLRPWSMLEVCLLGILVAIIKLAGMLEVHPGIGLWAMSMLTVLIILIGGRDVRELWDELEVAPQ
- a CDS encoding paraquat-inducible protein A, giving the protein MSLPPYAAELGLQLCHDCGNTCQLDDEQCPRCWSGLHARKPNSIVRTWALLIGALILYLPANLLPVMYTDMFGNGSESTILSGVIEFWRGGSWDIALLIFIASVVVPCIKFFVLGLLLITVQRRSRWAMRERARLYRFIETIGYWSMLDVLVVALVAALVQFRALSTIEPRMGILFFGLVVVLTMMASMTFDPRLIWDAEKNDVR
- a CDS encoding PqiB family protein, which encodes MSDNTYHSSSRPAPGEPEIRQRRVRISLIWLVPIVAALVGLSMVLQNWLSAGPQITVSFLTAEGLEANKTQVKYKNVVIGRVTGITLSVDQTRVLATIELDQNTDAFVREDAQFWVVRPRIGASGVSGVDTLLSGSFIGADPGDATDTRREFIGLEAPPPVTFGVEGKQFILRTSDLGSLGIGSPVYYRRIPVGQVVSYALSEDGTGVSVQIFVNAPYDDFVTEDTRFWNASGVDVSLAADGFKVNTQSLSSILAGGIAFRAPAYSTDTEPAIEESEFALFNDMAQAMARDDGPARFVQMRFDQTLRGLNVDAPVEFLGVPIGRVVSVNLDYDEQRKSFPVVVGALIYPNRLGTANDKLLALIEGDDEERSAHLIRSLVENGLRAQARTGNLLTGQLYISLDFDSRAAEVVFDPHAQPLVIPTIPGSFDKLQEQLQAVVDKLSKVPFESMANNIDGSLSELRKTMEQVNNGVLPQLQRTLERSEQTLESANQAMADGSPQRQQVGDALEEAQRAMRSVRVLTDYLSRHPESLIRGRGNAEAPASFKGSATSRELNMEPQQ
- a CDS encoding PqiC family protein; this encodes MILRSCLLAPRRLLVLGSLLALSACSSTPMRYHTLIPTQPAEAAANAPSVEFQLQLMPVRIPMQVDQPSLIVRESDGQLSILETALWASPPADEFHDALAFALEHRLGVRDLAGLPANPERPVMSIRTDVRRFDSLPGSHTALDVVWSLELKNSQKQRALTCASQINEPATTEVASLVQAHQRSIGKLAEEIAGAARKLAQDGNTTCL
- the cynS gene encoding cyanase: MISSREEVTHLIIAAKVRKGLQWRHAAEAVGLSKEFVTAGCLGQMTFDKRQAEVLGKLFELPDEAVAWLQIVPYKGSLPSAVPTDPLIYRWYEIVSVYGTTIKELIHEEFGDGIMSAIDFSMDIQRQADPKGDRVNVVLSGKFLPYKSY
- a CDS encoding Arm DNA-binding domain-containing protein, with the protein product MKTNKPKVVNDQKVRGMQPKSAPLVESLPGRGNGALLFKRPNANPPVCYYRYHVNGKQKLIKLGAYRRYPRDPGFSLPELRDMATQYARIATTHGDVKAYLTSQREEEAERQKALERAAEERQRLEQIEAVHGTFQELFLDYIESRREKATQRVVKELERIFDVDMLQLNRTGFRGGLNS